In one Pseudoalteromonas rubra genomic region, the following are encoded:
- a CDS encoding FAD-dependent oxidoreductase, translating to MANNQAVVVGGGICGMVAAVLLKQRFDQVVLIEQADTVGGLFCSVKDSSGAAYDMGSHIPNATGVAELDDILFADADTDSWHKIARLCSGNYFAGSWDLNSPFPDASKLPQDIYQKGCGELINHTDLPQSGLIYEYCANSLGIVFTESIVVPILRKLYGQDAPLKRLTMAAGLFGFTRILALPADVAATLKQLPAFDAKLGYQRESDFQQRKAQDNLSEVTYYYPTTGEGIGYWVTQLQKRVEQAGVEIITSERVAQIVHQNNKVTSLTLANSARTLACDFLFWSAPPFIALGAMGLTPARGQVTLRTALIFHLNFDRPLLDNKSHYLWVWDANSAIFRLTLYPNLTGQNQHHHLSAEILCSPDEVASFSESEIIEQLKSMGIVDPHAQCVSGQTQVINNTFPVPTTEFQAVNQQNYETLTGCVDNVVVSGRFSGKCWRQAEVLVEAYESIMRATDAN from the coding sequence ATGGCAAATAATCAGGCAGTTGTAGTAGGCGGTGGCATTTGTGGCATGGTTGCGGCTGTGCTTTTAAAACAACGATTTGATCAGGTGGTACTGATTGAACAGGCCGACACTGTGGGGGGGTTGTTTTGCTCTGTTAAAGACAGCTCTGGCGCTGCCTATGATATGGGCTCACACATTCCCAACGCGACAGGTGTTGCGGAGCTGGATGACATTTTGTTTGCCGATGCGGATACTGACAGCTGGCATAAAATTGCCAGGTTGTGCTCAGGGAACTACTTTGCTGGTAGCTGGGACTTGAATAGCCCATTTCCGGATGCGTCAAAACTCCCACAAGATATCTACCAGAAGGGCTGCGGCGAGCTTATCAATCATACCGACTTGCCACAGTCTGGCTTGATTTATGAGTATTGTGCCAATTCTTTGGGAATTGTGTTCACAGAAAGCATTGTCGTGCCGATATTACGCAAACTCTATGGTCAGGATGCTCCCCTGAAGCGCCTGACTATGGCAGCAGGGTTATTTGGCTTTACCCGCATTCTGGCGTTGCCAGCCGATGTCGCTGCAACCCTTAAGCAGCTACCGGCCTTCGATGCCAAGCTGGGGTATCAGCGAGAATCTGATTTTCAACAGCGCAAAGCACAGGATAACCTGAGTGAGGTAACTTACTATTACCCGACGACCGGAGAGGGGATTGGTTACTGGGTCACGCAGCTACAAAAACGTGTAGAGCAGGCTGGTGTTGAAATCATCACATCAGAACGCGTTGCACAGATAGTTCACCAGAACAACAAGGTAACGAGTCTGACCCTGGCGAATAGTGCGCGCACTTTGGCATGCGATTTTCTATTCTGGAGCGCGCCTCCTTTTATCGCACTGGGTGCGATGGGACTGACGCCAGCCAGAGGTCAGGTGACCTTGCGTACCGCACTTATTTTCCACCTCAACTTTGATCGGCCTTTGCTGGATAACAAGTCACATTATTTGTGGGTCTGGGATGCGAACAGCGCTATTTTTCGACTGACTTTGTATCCTAATCTAACCGGGCAAAATCAACACCATCATTTATCCGCAGAAATACTATGCAGTCCTGATGAGGTGGCGTCCTTTTCAGAATCTGAGATCATCGAACAGCTAAAATCTATGGGCATCGTCGATCCGCACGCGCAATGTGTCAGTGGGCAGACTCAGGTCATTAACAACACCTTCCCCGTACCGACAACAGAATTCCAGGCTGTCAATCAGCAGAACTATGAGACCTTGACAGGATGCGTTGATAACGTCGTTGTCTCGGGTCGTTTTAGTGGTAAGTGCTGGCGTCAGGCAGAAGTATTGGTTGAGGCGTACGAGTCAATTATGCGGGCAACCGACGCAAATTAA
- a CDS encoding GNAT family N-acetyltransferase — protein sequence MKNKFSLEPCELDQNWDSFIATSPHGTPFVHSQFIALLDVKYHAYYCCKGKEKIAAVLLIVDEHEQRVVGHHDVIHDGIMHRNIDHLNRAQRHSELFAAQEYIAEYLAERYAQVTLKLHPAIQDIRAFLWVNYHNDGPKYAVTPRYTSVLELDEFAAPLSALEHSDNYNNSSVSRRQEIRYGIKKQVTLSESYDFTLFAHYYGLTMARQGIEISPAQLDTLAVRIKSLAQQGLLCMYQAHTSNQEIGSFATYLLQGDTAYYFYGANHPEMRDSHTGTAVLWQAFPLLAQKGVSKLDLEGINSPQRGWFKLSFGGNVEPYFHIRLDKPDA from the coding sequence ATGAAGAATAAGTTTAGCCTTGAGCCGTGTGAGCTGGACCAAAACTGGGACAGCTTCATTGCAACTTCACCCCATGGTACCCCGTTTGTTCACAGCCAATTTATCGCTTTACTGGACGTTAAGTACCACGCTTATTACTGCTGTAAGGGCAAAGAGAAAATTGCCGCGGTGTTGCTGATCGTGGATGAGCATGAACAACGCGTCGTCGGTCATCATGACGTGATCCATGACGGGATTATGCATCGCAATATAGATCACCTGAATCGCGCCCAGCGTCATTCGGAGTTATTTGCTGCGCAAGAGTACATTGCTGAGTACCTTGCTGAGCGCTATGCTCAGGTAACCCTGAAGCTACATCCGGCCATCCAAGACATTCGCGCATTCTTATGGGTTAACTACCACAACGATGGCCCTAAATATGCTGTCACGCCTCGCTACACGTCCGTGCTTGAGTTAGATGAGTTTGCCGCGCCTTTGTCAGCACTTGAGCACTCAGACAACTATAACAATAGTTCGGTATCAAGGCGACAGGAGATCCGCTACGGTATTAAGAAACAGGTGACGCTCAGTGAGTCGTACGACTTTACACTATTTGCCCATTATTACGGCCTCACCATGGCACGCCAGGGCATTGAAATTAGCCCAGCTCAACTGGATACGCTCGCGGTGAGAATCAAAAGCCTGGCACAACAGGGCCTGCTCTGTATGTATCAGGCACACACCAGTAACCAAGAAATAGGCAGCTTTGCGACCTACTTACTCCAGGGGGATACGGCCTATTATTTTTATGGTGCAAATCACCCTGAAATGCGAGACAGCCATACTGGCACCGCGGTGTTATGGCAGGCTTTTCCGCTACTCGCCCAAAAAGGCGTGTCAAAGTTAGACTTAGAGGGGATCAACAGTCCACAGCGGGGGTGGTTCAAATTGAGCTTTGGTGGTAACGTCGAACCGTATTTTCACATCCGACTGGACAAACCCGACGCTTAA
- a CDS encoding DUF4910 domain-containing protein, which translates to MSYQETEAFYNDLYDELFPILRSITGPGLRQSYDIFGRYLPLERLSIPTGTALFDWQVPQEWHCDEAYLLGPDGERVADMHRLNLEVVNYSEPVDVTLSLEELQSHLYSLPELPEAVPYVTSYYKKRWGFCLSQIRRDQLKPGQYRAVIKSRFVDGHLDIAQTVLEGQSKQEVLLSSYLCHPSMANNELSGPLVLLGLYHRIKQWPNRRYTYRFMLHPETIGSLGVLHLMQDHFRQHLVSGLVLNCLGGEPQELVFKHSRNDNGLLDKLLYHLSEQGDGHSNIPFSPLSGSDERQYNAPGFQFPVCCVSRSFHTGYKEYHTSLDNKSYMGIKPLLDSIDKLEKIFLAFEQSARFENTHPYGEPNLGSRGLYPTLSFFSEERTRQLDELNHIKMLLCYSDGQHDTIDIAGKYNQSVTEFAGAISKLEAHGLLKMLPPQSQLEA; encoded by the coding sequence GTGTCGTATCAAGAAACAGAAGCGTTTTATAATGACCTTTACGATGAGCTGTTTCCTATTCTCAGATCGATCACCGGTCCCGGGCTGAGGCAAAGCTACGATATTTTTGGTCGATACCTGCCTCTGGAGCGCTTGTCGATCCCTACAGGCACCGCACTGTTTGACTGGCAGGTGCCGCAAGAGTGGCACTGCGATGAAGCGTATCTGTTAGGGCCGGATGGTGAGCGTGTGGCGGATATGCACAGGCTTAACCTGGAAGTGGTTAATTACTCAGAGCCGGTGGATGTCACACTGTCTCTGGAAGAGCTGCAATCTCATTTATACAGCTTACCTGAGTTACCCGAAGCCGTCCCTTATGTCACCAGTTACTATAAAAAGCGCTGGGGGTTTTGTCTTAGCCAGATACGTCGTGATCAGCTCAAACCGGGTCAATATCGTGCGGTGATCAAGAGCCGCTTTGTAGACGGACACCTGGATATAGCTCAAACCGTTCTTGAAGGGCAGTCAAAGCAGGAGGTGTTACTTAGCTCCTACCTGTGTCATCCCTCAATGGCGAACAATGAACTGAGTGGGCCACTGGTATTACTGGGTCTATATCACAGGATAAAACAGTGGCCTAATCGTCGCTATACATATCGTTTTATGCTGCACCCGGAAACCATAGGGAGCCTGGGTGTGCTGCATCTGATGCAGGATCATTTTCGTCAGCACCTGGTGTCCGGGTTAGTGTTAAATTGCTTAGGGGGCGAGCCTCAGGAGTTGGTGTTTAAACATAGTCGTAATGACAATGGGCTGCTGGATAAATTGCTTTATCACTTGAGTGAGCAAGGCGATGGCCACAGCAATATCCCTTTTAGCCCGCTCAGTGGCTCTGATGAGCGCCAGTATAATGCGCCCGGTTTCCAGTTCCCTGTATGCTGTGTGAGCCGCAGTTTTCATACTGGTTATAAGGAATATCACACCTCATTGGATAATAAATCGTATATGGGGATCAAACCACTGCTGGATAGCATTGATAAGCTTGAAAAGATTTTCCTGGCGTTTGAGCAAAGTGCGCGCTTTGAAAATACCCACCCCTATGGTGAGCCTAATCTGGGTAGTCGGGGATTGTACCCGACGTTGAGCTTTTTCAGTGAAGAGCGAACTCGTCAGCTGGATGAGCTGAATCATATTAAGATGCTGCTGTGTTACAGCGATGGGCAACATGACACCATAGACATCGCAGGTAAGTACAATCAATCTGTCACGGAATTTGCAGGTGCAATCAGTAAACTGGAGGCGCATGGTTTGTTAAAAATGTTGCCACCCCAGAGTCAGTTGGAGGCGTAG